From the Geotrypetes seraphini chromosome 8, aGeoSer1.1, whole genome shotgun sequence genome, the window atttgcctagtgagtagatgattctgagggctgtgttctgaactgtctgaaCTTCTCTTCTAGGGAGTTAGTGCCTAGTTGTAGTTTGGAGATGCCGTGGGAAAATGTGGTTGGGTTTACTGATTTTGGGTCCAACGTAATTGTTTCCTGGGAATTTGTTCGGTCTGCTGCCTCTTTAACTCTGGTGTGCAGGCTGAACGTGATTATATGGTGATCTCTTTTTATCAGATTTCCTTACATATGCGGGGGGCGGGggaggaaatgtattttgattattaaaattacttaattataatattgtcatAAGATAATATGTCTTATTGAATTAATAAGtgggaggaaggggaaagaaaatgattgttttatgtattaattgtgtatttaatagtgcattttatgcagtgTTTGTGTTCAATAAATTGTATTGCAcggtcaaagtttgaaaatcaataaagatttttttaaaaagctaaaatgaataaagatttatataaaaaataaataaacgatCAGTGCTTTATAAAAAGCTAACAGAGGTCATTAAAAGGGAGAGTACAGGTCCCAGCACTAGGTGGCAAGGTTTGAAAAGCCCGCCCTGTGTAGCGATTGGTCAGACAGAAGAGAAGCAATTACAAATCGTTCTTGCTAAGGTGGTGTTCGTGGGAGGGGAAGTTTTTTTCCTAACCCTGTTTTCCCTAGACGGTTCAAAGCTGTCACCTACCTAATTTTACTTTCTGTTCTAAAAACCAGTTGATATTCCAATCCTTCTGGCTATGTCATGTCTTTTTCTCGCCTTTCTTTCTAATACTAAAAGGTAAGCTTGAGAGGTGTGCCAAAATACTGTAGCGGTGACCAAAGAGCAAACACGGCTAGCTCAGTTAGCACACACACTTCCATATAGTACATTTAAGTCTTGCCGAGTTTCCAACTAAACTTTGCAAAAGAAAAACGGATTCATACAGCAAACTAGCTCTTTATAAGACGAGAGTAGGTGGCTCTGAAAAGAGCCTTTGGGCTTCTTGCTGACGTCCTCTCACCGGGACAGCTTTACTTGCTCTTGGCCGCTTTGTGGCTTTCGGTTTTCTTGGGCAGTAGCACAGCCTGGATGTTGGGCAGGACGCCGCCCTGCGCGATGGTGACCTTCCCTAGCAGCTTATTCAATTCTTCATCGTTGCGGATGGCCAGCTGCAAATGCCTGGGGATGATGCGAGTCTTCTTGTTATCGCGCGCGGCATTGCCTGCCAGCTCTAAAATCTCAGCGGTCAGATACTCCAGCACCGCTGCCAGATAGACCGGAGCGCCGGCACCCACACGCTCTGCATAGTTGCCTTTCCTCAGCAGCCTGTGCACGCGCCCTACGGGGAACTGCAGCCCTGCCCGGGACGAGCGAGTCTTGGCCTTAGCCCGAACCTTTCCACCCTGCTTACCACGGCCGGACATCTTGTTACAAACCCCCTTCTAAAGATAAAAAGAATCTAAAGAGCCTCAATCCTGGAACTTTTATactttcttcaagcttcgctatcTCGTTTTTGATTGGTTGGAcgagtt encodes:
- the LOC117364482 gene encoding histone H2A.J, with amino-acid sequence MSGRGKQGGKVRAKAKTRSSRAGLQFPVGRVHRLLRKGNYAERVGAGAPVYLAAVLEYLTAEILELAGNAARDNKKTRIIPRHLQLAIRNDEELNKLLGKVTIAQGGVLPNIQAVLLPKKTESHKAAKSK